The following proteins are encoded in a genomic region of Primulina huaijiensis isolate GDHJ02 chromosome 3, ASM1229523v2, whole genome shotgun sequence:
- the LOC140972183 gene encoding uncharacterized protein, translating into MTVVEYASQFSALLAYVPHVASSDRNKLSHFMQGLNRTICTLVVAGALVNYAHAVEKAKNVEASLLLEELRSVQPCFPQTFGGNVQMPVGAPLYRPLLPYQPSQSYQQPKQQNFKAKGKQFKKQSHRSSSSSGSQRGGSIGSPSGVFCDRCGGKHISTQCTGVHGSCNICGQVGHYARVCPNAVRQQFQQPQFGQGFRRQATRPFVPTQSFQHSSYPQPRCSVLQRFPGPQQARVHALTQDQVQDAPGGVIAGHSRGFDASGGASASDTHYSVGLCQSSQIFIYYTGLIHLLRRCPV; encoded by the exons ATGACTGTAGTAGAGTATGCTTCTCAATTTTCAGCGCTTCTTGCCTATGTTCCTCATGTTGCTAGCAGTGATCGGAACAAGCTATCACATTTTATGCAAGGATTGAATCGAACCATTTGCACTTTAGTAGTTGCTGGAGCGCTTGTTAATTATGCCCATGCTGTAGAAAAAGCCAAGAATGTGGAGGCAAGTCTACTTTTGGAAGAACTACGATCAGTTCAACCATGTTTTCCTCAGACTTTCGGGGGCAATGTGCAGATGCCAGTGGGTGCACCACTATACCGTCCTTTACTACCGTATCAGCCTTCACAGTCTTATCAACAACCAAAGCAGCAAAACTTTAAGGCCAaaggaaaacagttcaagaaacaAAGTCATAGAAGTTCTTCTAGTTCCGGCAGTCAGCGTGGAGGTTCAATTGGGTCACCAAGTGGAGTATTTTGTGATCGTTGTGGTGGTAAGCATATAAGTACTCAGTGTACGGGAGTTCATGGATCTTGTAATATCTGTGGGCAAGTTGGACAttatgctagagtatgtccgaATGCAGTAAGACAACAATTTCAGCAACCTCAGTTTGGTCAGGGTTTTAGACGACAAGCAACTAGACCTTTTGTTCCGACTCAGTCTTTTCAGCATTCTAGCTATCCTCAGCCTAGATGTTCTGTTCTGCAGCGTTTTCCAGGGCCACAACAGGCTCGAGTTCATGCTCTAACTCAGGATCAAGTTCAAGACGCACCGGGCGGAGTTATTGCAG gtcattccaggggatttgacgcgtctggtggagcgtcagcgagTGATACCCATTATTCAGTtggtttgtgtcagagttcccagatatttatatattatactggtttgatacatttgtTAAGGAGATGTcctgtgtag